From a region of the Tenggerimyces flavus genome:
- a CDS encoding SPFH domain-containing protein: MTNVDMPKPQVRERVAHGMTGWPMFLAMLILIIGGLILFIVGLVQSSAAWIILGPVAVVVGTFLGIGLTAVAPGEARVVQLLGRYVGTVRTDGLRWVNPLTRRRKVSTRIRNHETGVTKVNDADGNPIEIAAVVVWQVEDTAQAVFEVDDFVAFVAMQSETAVRHISNSYPYDAHGENQLSLRDNADEITEKLSEEIAARVASAGVKVIESRITHLAYAQEIAHAMLRRQQASAVVAARTRIVEGAVGMVELALNRLAEHNVVDLDEERKAAMVSNLLVVLCGDRDTQPVVNTGTLYQ, encoded by the coding sequence ATGACCAACGTCGATATGCCAAAGCCGCAGGTCAGGGAGCGGGTCGCGCACGGGATGACCGGGTGGCCGATGTTCCTCGCCATGCTCATCCTGATCATCGGCGGCCTGATCCTCTTCATCGTCGGCCTCGTCCAGTCCAGCGCCGCCTGGATCATCCTCGGTCCCGTAGCCGTGGTGGTGGGCACCTTTCTGGGCATCGGGCTGACCGCCGTCGCACCCGGTGAGGCGCGCGTCGTCCAGTTGCTGGGACGGTACGTCGGCACAGTAAGAACCGACGGTTTGAGATGGGTCAACCCCCTCACCAGAAGGCGGAAGGTCAGCACCAGGATCCGCAACCACGAGACCGGCGTCACCAAGGTCAACGACGCCGACGGCAACCCGATCGAGATCGCCGCCGTCGTGGTCTGGCAGGTCGAAGACACCGCGCAGGCTGTGTTCGAGGTCGACGACTTCGTCGCGTTCGTCGCGATGCAGAGCGAGACCGCCGTACGGCACATCTCCAACAGCTACCCCTACGACGCGCACGGCGAGAACCAGCTCTCCCTGAGGGACAACGCCGACGAGATCACCGAGAAGCTCTCCGAGGAGATCGCGGCGAGGGTCGCGTCCGCCGGGGTAAAGGTGATCGAGTCCCGCATCACCCACCTCGCCTACGCGCAGGAGATCGCCCACGCGATGCTCCGTCGCCAGCAGGCCAGCGCGGTCGTCGCCGCCAGAACGCGCATCGTCGAGGGCGCCGTCGGCATGGTCGAGCTCGCCCTCAACCGGCTCGCCGAGCACAACGTCGTCGACCTCGACGAGGAACGCAAGGCAGCCATGGTCAGCAATCTGCTCGTCGTCCTGTGCGGTGATCGCGACACTCAGCCCGTCGTCAACACCGGCACGCTCTACCAGTGA
- a CDS encoding GOLPH3/VPS74 family protein, with the protein MELPKTLPGRLYLLAYDRQKRRVRGGGFFGYALRAAALADLYIAGRLVDENGKVHTAIGPTPTEPLLKTVLEEVSESKPRTWQHWVTKSVGKAPRAVRDQLERAGWLKIEPRRILGIFPADEIGLRQEHLVAKLLTEALHPLRNGQLVARTDKRQAALLALAATASLPTILSSAERRQYKQRLVEFADRAGPAVPALRKAIESHQAANSGGG; encoded by the coding sequence ATGGAACTTCCCAAGACTCTCCCCGGAAGGCTCTACCTGCTGGCGTACGACCGGCAGAAGCGCCGGGTCCGTGGCGGCGGGTTCTTCGGCTACGCCCTCCGCGCGGCCGCCCTCGCCGACCTCTACATCGCCGGCCGCCTGGTCGACGAGAACGGCAAGGTCCACACGGCGATCGGACCGACGCCCACCGAACCACTCCTGAAGACCGTCCTCGAGGAGGTCAGCGAGTCCAAACCGCGCACCTGGCAGCACTGGGTCACCAAGTCCGTCGGGAAGGCGCCGCGCGCCGTACGTGACCAGCTCGAACGCGCGGGCTGGCTGAAGATCGAGCCACGCCGCATCCTCGGCATCTTCCCCGCCGACGAGATCGGCCTCCGCCAGGAGCACCTGGTCGCGAAGCTGCTGACGGAGGCCCTGCACCCCCTCCGCAACGGCCAGCTGGTCGCCCGTACCGACAAGCGCCAGGCCGCGCTCCTCGCGCTCGCCGCCACAGCCTCGCTTCCCACCATCTTGTCCAGCGCGGAACGGCGGCAGTACAAGCAGCGCCTCGTCGAGTTCGCCGACCGCGCTGGTCCCGCCGTTCCCGCACTGCGCAAGGCGATCGAGAGCCACCAGGCCGCCAACTCCGGCGGCGGCTGA
- a CDS encoding DUF418 domain-containing protein, with product MATSLQTPVPSAGTATTGRALAPDLARGGMLLAIAFAHAPLFVTNVDRGPAWLNDFITSFHMLFVNNHARPMFAFLFGYALVQLMNRQLAKGNDWVPTRKLLRRRGFWLIAIGFVHLAILVPIDILAAYGLSAVLLVGFLRAKDSTLLWVAGVALVPATFSVGWITWFALNEGASTYAKGSVAAGSAGFVELFVSRVMVFPPSLIAGVILVIPGVLLGMWAARRRVLDEPERHRSFLVRATIVTGAVSLAGSLPLVLVDLGIWSPTGIALWVVAFVQPLTGYFGGMALAGAIALVAIAAARRQGRLTTAIQALGQRSMSLYLFQSVVYVAVFFPYGLGLQDDLGMAGATGVALATWVASILLAELMRKANYRGPAEILLRRLAYRDRRTVAK from the coding sequence ATGGCGACATCGCTTCAGACACCTGTGCCCTCAGCCGGCACCGCCACCACCGGGCGGGCCCTGGCTCCCGACCTCGCCCGCGGCGGCATGCTCCTCGCGATCGCGTTCGCCCACGCGCCGCTGTTCGTGACGAACGTCGACCGCGGACCGGCCTGGCTGAACGACTTCATCACCTCGTTCCACATGCTGTTCGTCAACAACCACGCGCGCCCGATGTTCGCGTTCCTGTTCGGGTACGCGCTGGTCCAGCTGATGAATCGTCAACTGGCCAAGGGTAACGACTGGGTCCCGACGCGAAAGCTGCTGCGCCGCCGAGGCTTCTGGTTGATCGCGATCGGCTTCGTGCACCTCGCGATCCTCGTCCCGATCGACATCCTCGCCGCGTACGGACTGTCCGCCGTTCTGCTCGTCGGATTCCTGCGCGCCAAGGACTCCACGTTGTTGTGGGTGGCCGGCGTCGCGCTCGTGCCCGCGACGTTCTCGGTGGGCTGGATCACCTGGTTCGCCCTGAACGAGGGCGCCTCGACGTACGCCAAGGGCAGCGTCGCCGCGGGCTCGGCAGGATTCGTGGAGCTGTTCGTCTCACGGGTCATGGTGTTCCCTCCTTCCCTGATCGCCGGTGTCATCCTGGTCATCCCCGGCGTCCTGCTCGGCATGTGGGCGGCGCGACGCCGCGTGCTCGACGAGCCGGAGCGGCACCGTTCGTTCCTCGTCCGGGCGACCATCGTCACCGGTGCCGTCTCGCTCGCGGGCTCGCTGCCGCTCGTCCTGGTGGACCTCGGGATCTGGAGCCCGACCGGAATCGCCTTGTGGGTCGTGGCATTCGTCCAGCCGCTCACCGGCTACTTCGGCGGGATGGCCCTGGCCGGTGCCATCGCCCTGGTCGCGATCGCGGCCGCCCGGCGGCAAGGCCGCCTGACGACCGCGATCCAGGCGCTCGGTCAGCGCTCGATGAGCCTGTACCTGTTCCAGTCCGTCGTGTACGTCGCGGTGTTCTTCCCGTACGGGTTGGGACTTCAGGACGACCTCGGCATGGCCGGAGCCACTGGCGTCGCGCTCGCGACGTGGGTCGCCTCGATCCTCCTCGCCGAGCTGATGCGCAAGGCGAACTACCGAGGCCCTGCGGAGATTCTCCTGCGCAGGTTGGCCTATCGCGATCGGCGTACGGTCGCGAAGTAG
- a CDS encoding MFS transporter yields MTSTPSLATAQTSATSLDRAAPWLALPVILLGTFMAVSNFFVVNIALPAIGHSLQTNNAMLQLITAAYSVTYAATLVAGGRLGDRFGRRRLFAIGAIAFALASAACGFAFDGWTLAIGRLVQGIAAGLMAPQVLGSVQAIFTGEHRQRALGYYGAAIGLACVLGQMLGGGAVALDEAFGWRAVFELYAVLGLLVALMAVRFVPETRGVARPVDGRGALLLTLTLALLLVPLSVGPGAGWPLWCVVALVAMPFVGVWFVLDQRGRERRGGHPLLPPSLFELVAFRRGLATLLMFCVGVGGFFLTIGLSLQDGLGFTALSAAGALGPYAVGFLIASLAAPRLVARYGGRAIVAGALLTAVTFAAVTVQALLGYGELSWLTLAPTLVPLGLGQGLAMVPIIGAVLAQIPVDRAGFASGVLATTQQAGFAVGVGLLGLLFFQFASGPVGAPGWKTATVAVLAAEAVLGLATAAFAYFATVRRSR; encoded by the coding sequence GTGACCTCGACTCCAAGTCTGGCAACGGCCCAGACCTCAGCGACGAGCCTGGATCGCGCGGCGCCCTGGCTGGCGCTGCCGGTGATCCTGCTCGGCACCTTCATGGCAGTCTCCAACTTCTTCGTTGTCAACATAGCCTTGCCCGCGATCGGGCACTCGCTGCAGACGAACAACGCGATGCTGCAGCTCATCACCGCCGCCTACAGCGTCACGTACGCGGCGACGCTCGTCGCCGGCGGCCGGCTCGGCGACCGGTTCGGACGGCGGCGGCTCTTCGCGATCGGCGCGATCGCGTTCGCGCTCGCCTCGGCCGCCTGCGGGTTCGCGTTCGACGGCTGGACGCTCGCGATTGGGCGGCTGGTCCAGGGCATCGCGGCGGGTCTGATGGCACCGCAGGTGCTCGGGTCCGTGCAGGCGATCTTCACCGGCGAGCACCGGCAACGCGCGCTGGGCTACTACGGCGCTGCTATCGGACTTGCTTGTGTGCTTGGCCAAATGCTCGGCGGCGGCGCGGTGGCGCTGGACGAGGCGTTCGGCTGGCGCGCTGTTTTCGAGCTGTACGCGGTGCTCGGTCTGCTCGTCGCGCTCATGGCCGTGCGGTTCGTACCGGAGACTCGCGGCGTCGCGCGTCCGGTCGACGGTCGAGGCGCGTTGTTGTTGACGCTGACGCTCGCGCTCTTGCTCGTTCCGCTGTCGGTGGGTCCGGGCGCCGGCTGGCCCTTGTGGTGCGTCGTCGCGCTCGTCGCGATGCCGTTCGTCGGTGTGTGGTTCGTGCTGGATCAGCGCGGGCGGGAGCGGCGTGGCGGACATCCGTTGCTGCCGCCGTCACTGTTCGAACTGGTCGCGTTCCGGCGCGGGCTGGCGACGTTGCTGATGTTCTGCGTCGGCGTCGGCGGCTTCTTCCTGACCATCGGTTTGTCCTTGCAGGACGGGCTGGGTTTCACCGCGTTGTCCGCGGCGGGCGCGTTGGGTCCGTACGCCGTGGGCTTCCTCATCGCGTCGCTCGCCGCTCCCCGTCTGGTCGCGCGATACGGCGGTCGCGCGATCGTCGCCGGCGCGCTGCTCACGGCGGTCACATTCGCGGCCGTGACGGTGCAGGCGTTGCTCGGGTACGGGGAGCTCAGCTGGCTGACGCTCGCGCCGACGTTGGTGCCGCTCGGCCTCGGCCAGGGTCTGGCGATGGTGCCGATCATCGGTGCCGTGCTGGCGCAGATCCCGGTCGACCGGGCCGGCTTCGCGAGCGGCGTGCTGGCAACGACCCAGCAGGCCGGCTTCGCGGTCGGAGTCGGCCTGCTGGGCTTGCTGTTCTTCCAGTTCGCTTCGGGTCCGGTCGGCGCGCCGGGCTGGAAGACGGCGACCGTCGCGGTGCTCGCGGCCGAAGCAGTGCTGGGGTTGGCGACCGCGGCGTTCGCCTACTTCGCGACCGTACGCCGATCGCGATAG
- a CDS encoding helix-turn-helix transcriptional regulator, translating to MTMWESRHEEIAAFLRSRRERLRPEVVGLPGGGRRRTPGLRREEVAQLAGVGVTWYTWLEQGRQVNASLSVLGAISRALQLDPNEEAHLLNLAGLATRSRGTRRQAPLDPAVRRVVDALAPMPACVISPCATVVASNESSLKLLGDITVLPPERRNTLWLFFTEPYWQKLMIDWEREASLSIALFRGAMAEHAGEPQWEEIVDELSEVSEDFRKQWAAHNVAVPTSRVKSFLHPEVGLVRLMTTPFWLAPMTGTRLISYAPLDEESEAAMDRLLRSSEPQFSDWSPTARGLQLEPSR from the coding sequence ATGACGATGTGGGAGTCCCGTCACGAGGAGATCGCGGCGTTCCTGCGGTCGCGACGGGAACGGCTGCGTCCGGAGGTCGTCGGCCTGCCCGGCGGCGGCCGGCGACGTACGCCTGGCCTGCGCCGCGAGGAGGTCGCGCAGCTCGCCGGCGTCGGGGTGACCTGGTACACGTGGCTCGAGCAGGGCCGGCAGGTGAACGCGTCGCTGTCGGTGCTCGGGGCGATCTCGCGCGCGCTGCAACTCGATCCGAACGAGGAGGCGCACCTGCTCAACCTGGCCGGGTTGGCTACCCGTTCGCGGGGGACCCGGCGCCAGGCGCCGCTCGACCCCGCCGTGCGACGCGTCGTCGATGCGCTCGCGCCGATGCCGGCCTGCGTGATCTCGCCCTGCGCGACGGTGGTGGCGTCGAACGAGTCCTCGCTCAAGCTGCTTGGCGACATCACGGTGCTGCCGCCGGAGCGGCGCAACACGCTCTGGCTGTTCTTCACCGAGCCGTACTGGCAGAAGCTCATGATCGACTGGGAACGCGAGGCCTCGTTGTCGATCGCGCTGTTCCGCGGCGCGATGGCGGAGCACGCCGGCGAGCCACAGTGGGAGGAGATCGTCGACGAGTTGTCGGAAGTTTCGGAGGACTTCCGAAAGCAGTGGGCGGCGCACAACGTGGCGGTGCCGACCAGCCGGGTGAAGTCGTTCCTGCATCCCGAGGTCGGGTTGGTGCGGCTGATGACGACGCCGTTCTGGCTCGCGCCGATGACGGGGACCCGGCTGATCTCGTACGCGCCGCTCGACGAGGAGTCGGAGGCGGCGATGGATCGGCTGCTGCGTTCGTCCGAGCCGCAGTTCTCCGACTGGTCTCCCACCGCACGTGGCCTGCAGCTGGAACCCAGTAGGTAA
- a CDS encoding aldo/keto reductase gives MPLTSLPTVRFGRTGMDITRVGFGAWAIGGGDWSFAWGDQDDNESIAAIRHAVEAGVNWVDTAAVYGLGHSEEVVRRALEPFSDADRPYVFTKCGLVWDESDRQKTAARIGAADSLRRDTEASLRRLGVEQIDLMQLHWPSQDGTPLEEYWQTLLDLKAEGKFRAVGLSNHNADQLELAEKVGHVDTLQPPFSAIRREVGEKELPWCASHETGVIVYSPMQAGLLTGRFSAERVASLPANDWRSRHAEFTGDKLQANLTLAAAFGPVAERHGVSVPAAAVGWVLAWPGVTGAIVGARNAEQVDGWISAAALELTAADVDEIAAAIGATGAGAGPARP, from the coding sequence ATGCCATTGACGAGTCTGCCCACTGTTCGGTTCGGCCGTACCGGCATGGACATCACCCGCGTCGGGTTCGGCGCCTGGGCGATCGGCGGAGGGGACTGGTCGTTCGCCTGGGGCGACCAGGACGACAACGAGTCGATCGCCGCGATCCGGCACGCGGTCGAGGCCGGCGTGAACTGGGTCGACACCGCCGCGGTGTACGGGCTCGGGCACTCCGAGGAGGTCGTCCGCCGTGCCCTGGAGCCGTTCTCCGACGCTGACCGCCCGTACGTCTTCACCAAGTGTGGCCTGGTGTGGGACGAGTCGGACCGGCAGAAGACGGCCGCGCGGATCGGTGCGGCGGACAGCCTGCGGCGCGACACCGAGGCGTCGTTGCGGCGGCTCGGCGTGGAGCAGATCGACCTGATGCAGCTGCACTGGCCTTCGCAGGACGGGACGCCGCTGGAGGAGTACTGGCAGACGCTGCTGGACCTGAAGGCGGAGGGGAAGTTCCGGGCCGTTGGCCTGTCGAACCACAACGCGGACCAGCTGGAGCTCGCGGAGAAGGTCGGGCACGTGGACACGCTGCAGCCGCCGTTCTCCGCGATCCGGCGCGAGGTCGGCGAGAAGGAACTGCCGTGGTGCGCGTCGCACGAGACGGGGGTGATCGTCTACAGCCCCATGCAGGCAGGGCTGCTGACCGGGCGCTTCTCGGCGGAGCGCGTGGCGTCGCTCCCGGCGAACGACTGGCGATCGCGGCACGCCGAGTTCACCGGCGACAAGCTCCAGGCCAACCTGACGCTGGCGGCCGCGTTCGGCCCGGTGGCTGAGCGGCACGGCGTGTCCGTGCCCGCGGCCGCGGTCGGCTGGGTGCTCGCCTGGCCGGGCGTCACGGGCGCGATCGTCGGGGCACGGAACGCCGAGCAGGTGGACGGCTGGATCTCGGCTGCCGCGTTGGAGCTGACCGCGGCGGACGTGGACGAGATCGCGGCGGCCATCGGCGCGACCGGCGCCGGTGCGGGACCCGCTCGCCCCTGA
- a CDS encoding TetR/AcrR family transcriptional regulator, with the protein MPRIKGDDHQRAAARSQLRADILTAARELAEQAGGYEPVTMRQVAERVGYTAPVVYEYFASKRELLVGVLTEGFERLASQLAEAGPTKRAAAGALWDFANAHPRLYLLMHNLVDIPFGTPETPEPARRCFDLLREAVAAASPAHADLDDATDLFWAQTHGLIVLSLAGRIKGGRDRARALLDEVGR; encoded by the coding sequence ATGCCACGGATCAAGGGCGATGACCACCAACGCGCCGCCGCCCGCTCCCAGCTGCGGGCCGACATCCTGACCGCCGCGCGCGAGCTGGCCGAGCAGGCCGGCGGCTACGAGCCGGTGACGATGCGCCAGGTGGCGGAGCGCGTGGGCTACACCGCGCCGGTCGTGTACGAGTACTTCGCCAGCAAGCGCGAGCTCCTGGTCGGCGTCCTCACCGAGGGGTTCGAGCGGCTCGCCAGCCAGCTCGCCGAGGCCGGCCCGACCAAGCGCGCGGCCGCCGGCGCGCTGTGGGACTTCGCGAACGCCCACCCGCGGCTCTACCTGCTCATGCACAACCTCGTCGACATCCCGTTCGGCACCCCCGAGACCCCCGAACCCGCCCGCCGCTGCTTCGACCTCCTCCGCGAGGCTGTCGCCGCGGCCTCACCAGCTCACGCCGACCTCGACGACGCCACCGACCTCTTCTGGGCCCAAACCCACGGCCTCATCGTCCTGTCCCTGGCCGGCCGCATCAAAGGCGGCCGAGACCGCGCGCGAGCCCTCCTCGATGAGGTTGGGCGCTAG
- a CDS encoding NAD-dependent epimerase/dehydratase family protein, producing the protein MRVLVTGVAGTVGSAVAGALERHGHTVVGVDRMRADLFDPAALAPLLEGVDGAVHAASSNDARAGELDRTVLSTVFDAFAGSDRPVVYTSGLWLHGDTGAEPATEDSPLAPPLVVSWRPELDKLVGAAVDRGVRTVRIRPALVYGYGRGYPAALLTPNDAVVRYLGEGTNRWATVHADDLGDLYVRALEAAPAGSVYLGGAADRSEQVRDIAAAVATRAGARVESWDPAEAEQVWGPMVEALLLDQVASGERAARDLGWRPTRPSILEGL; encoded by the coding sequence ATGCGCGTACTTGTCACAGGCGTGGCCGGAACGGTCGGCAGCGCGGTCGCGGGGGCGTTGGAACGGCACGGCCACACCGTCGTCGGCGTGGACCGGATGCGGGCCGACCTGTTCGATCCGGCCGCGCTCGCCCCGCTGCTCGAGGGCGTGGACGGCGCGGTGCACGCGGCGTCGAGCAACGACGCGCGGGCGGGCGAGCTGGACCGGACCGTGCTGTCGACTGTCTTCGACGCGTTCGCGGGGAGCGACCGGCCGGTCGTCTACACGAGCGGGCTGTGGCTGCACGGCGACACCGGTGCCGAGCCCGCGACCGAGGACTCGCCGCTCGCGCCGCCGCTGGTGGTGTCGTGGCGACCCGAGCTGGACAAGCTGGTCGGCGCGGCCGTCGACCGCGGCGTACGGACGGTGCGGATCCGGCCGGCGCTCGTGTACGGGTACGGGCGGGGCTATCCGGCCGCGCTCCTCACGCCCAACGACGCGGTGGTGCGCTACCTCGGCGAGGGGACGAACCGGTGGGCGACCGTTCATGCCGACGACCTCGGCGACCTGTACGTCCGCGCGCTGGAGGCTGCGCCCGCCGGCTCGGTATACCTGGGCGGGGCGGCGGACCGGTCGGAGCAGGTGCGAGACATCGCCGCTGCTGTCGCCACGAGGGCGGGAGCGCGCGTCGAGAGCTGGGATCCGGCCGAGGCTGAGCAGGTGTGGGGTCCGATGGTCGAGGCGCTCCTGCTCGACCAGGTGGCCTCGGGCGAACGGGCCGCGCGCGACCTGGGCTGGCGCCCGACCCGCCCGTCGATCCTCGAAGGTCTCTAG
- a CDS encoding YesL family protein encodes MRKDVHVGRDRMNRLTRPFEAILAIGVAGLLWALACIPIITIVPATTAMYAVMTSWTLDGPPPVWSTFWGAFKKHFWQALGIGVILEVVAVILAVDVTFGFRAENAPLRTVVLVVAVVLTIGLAGMMVFLFPVMTTYPSPWRRTLRNSALFAAGYVGTTLLGLGVFALAVVAIYFAPASLPVTAGLAAYVITILTKRAFAKYAARQEAAEPATA; translated from the coding sequence GTGCGCAAGGACGTGCACGTGGGAAGGGACCGGATGAACCGCTTGACGCGACCGTTCGAGGCGATCCTCGCCATCGGCGTGGCGGGGCTGCTGTGGGCGCTCGCCTGCATCCCGATCATCACGATCGTCCCAGCGACGACCGCGATGTACGCCGTGATGACGAGCTGGACCCTCGACGGCCCGCCGCCGGTGTGGTCGACGTTCTGGGGCGCCTTCAAGAAGCACTTCTGGCAGGCGCTCGGGATCGGCGTGATCCTCGAGGTGGTCGCGGTCATCCTCGCGGTCGACGTCACGTTCGGCTTCCGTGCGGAGAACGCGCCGCTGCGGACCGTCGTGCTCGTGGTCGCCGTCGTGCTCACCATCGGGCTCGCCGGCATGATGGTGTTCCTGTTCCCGGTGATGACGACGTACCCCTCCCCGTGGCGGCGGACCCTGCGCAACTCCGCCCTGTTCGCCGCGGGATACGTCGGCACCACGCTGCTCGGCCTCGGCGTCTTCGCCCTCGCGGTCGTCGCGATCTACTTCGCGCCCGCCTCGCTGCCGGTCACCGCCGGGCTGGCCGCGTATGTCATCACGATCCTGACCAAGCGCGCGTTCGCCAAGTACGCCGCGCGCCAAGAGGCCGCAGAGCCGGCGACGGCCTAG
- a CDS encoding cyclase family protein — protein MTGPSPLSVLVAALADGSVEVVDLTSPLSASTPVIQLPPEFGQTAPFALAEISRYDDRGPAWYWNNFTSGEHTGTHFDAPNHWVTGKDLADVASVPASRLIAPAVVLDFTAEVAKDPDFLVDVDHIRTWEAANVPLPAGGWLLVRTGWDARSSSQEEFLNADETGPHTPGMSPECARWVAQESPVLGLGVETVGTDAGRAHSFDPPFPCHSYLMGSDKYGLTQLQNLSKLPPTGAVVIAGPLPIVNGSGSPARVLALVER, from the coding sequence ATGACCGGTCCGTCGCCCTTGTCCGTTCTCGTCGCGGCGCTGGCCGACGGATCCGTCGAGGTGGTGGACCTGACCTCGCCGCTGTCCGCGTCGACGCCGGTGATCCAGCTGCCGCCGGAGTTCGGGCAGACGGCGCCGTTCGCGCTGGCGGAGATCAGCCGGTACGACGACCGCGGACCCGCCTGGTACTGGAACAACTTCACCAGCGGTGAGCACACCGGCACGCACTTCGACGCGCCGAACCACTGGGTCACCGGCAAGGATCTCGCCGACGTGGCATCGGTTCCAGCCAGCCGGCTGATCGCGCCGGCCGTCGTGCTCGACTTCACCGCCGAGGTCGCGAAGGACCCCGACTTCCTCGTCGATGTCGACCACATCCGGACGTGGGAGGCGGCGAACGTCCCGCTTCCTGCCGGCGGTTGGTTGCTGGTGCGTACGGGCTGGGACGCGCGTTCCAGTTCGCAGGAGGAGTTCCTCAACGCCGACGAGACCGGGCCGCACACGCCGGGGATGTCGCCGGAGTGCGCCCGGTGGGTCGCACAGGAGTCGCCGGTGCTCGGGCTCGGCGTCGAGACGGTGGGTACGGACGCGGGGCGGGCGCACTCGTTCGATCCGCCGTTCCCGTGCCACTCGTACCTGATGGGCAGTGACAAGTACGGGTTGACGCAGCTGCAGAACCTCTCGAAGCTGCCGCCGACGGGTGCCGTGGTCATCGCGGGACCGCTGCCGATCGTCAACGGGTCCGGGTCGCCGGCGCGGGTGCTGGCGCTGGTCGAGCGCTGA
- a CDS encoding thiamine pyrophosphate-binding protein, with protein sequence MDVASAVGRALVAAGVRQVFGVIGSGNFHVTNAMVAAGARFVAARHEGGAATMADAYARMSGTVAALSVHQGCGLTNAMTGIAEAAKSRTPLVVVAAEVSEPKSNFYVDQSALAVAVGAVPVRVTSAESAVEAVALAVRERRTVLLNLPLREQALEVPAAEPVVPGVPERVPQVPDDAELAALVRLLQDAERPVFVAGRGARRARHALERLAESCGALLATSAVAHGLFHDNPWSLGISGGFASPRTAELIRGADLIVGWGCALNMWTMRHGQLIGPDANVVQVDDETSALGAHREVALGVTGDVALTAEKAYETFGDATPGYRMVEVGSVRWRDVPFADTSTTERIDPRTLSIALDDLLPAERVVAVDSGNFMGFPSAYLSVPDENGFCFTQAFQSIGLGLATAIGAALAQPDRLPVAAVGDGGLLMSAAELDTVRRLGRPMVVVAYNDEAYGAEVHHFGPGGHPLDTVTFPPTDLAAVGRGYGFESVTVRTVDDLGAVKTWLDGNRSAPLLVDAKIVQAPSWWLEEAFRGH encoded by the coding sequence ATGGACGTCGCGTCGGCCGTGGGTCGTGCCCTGGTCGCGGCGGGCGTCCGGCAGGTGTTCGGCGTGATCGGGTCGGGCAACTTCCACGTGACGAACGCGATGGTGGCCGCTGGCGCGCGCTTCGTGGCGGCACGGCACGAGGGTGGCGCGGCGACGATGGCCGACGCGTATGCGCGGATGAGTGGCACGGTTGCGGCGCTGTCGGTCCACCAGGGTTGCGGGTTGACGAACGCGATGACCGGGATCGCGGAGGCGGCGAAGAGCCGTACGCCGCTGGTCGTCGTGGCGGCGGAAGTTTCGGAGCCGAAGTCGAACTTCTACGTCGACCAGTCGGCGCTCGCCGTCGCGGTGGGTGCGGTGCCGGTGCGGGTCACGTCGGCGGAGTCGGCCGTCGAAGCGGTGGCGCTGGCCGTCCGGGAGCGGCGAACGGTGCTGCTGAACCTGCCGCTTCGCGAACAGGCGTTGGAAGTTCCGGCCGCTGAGCCGGTTGTTCCAGGTGTTCCGGAACGGGTCCCGCAAGTTCCGGACGACGCCGAGCTGGCCGCGCTCGTACGGCTGCTGCAAGACGCCGAGCGCCCGGTGTTCGTCGCCGGCAGGGGAGCGCGCCGGGCTCGGCACGCCCTCGAGCGGTTGGCCGAAAGTTGCGGCGCTCTGCTCGCGACGTCGGCCGTCGCGCACGGATTGTTCCACGACAACCCGTGGTCGCTGGGCATCTCGGGCGGCTTCGCGTCGCCTCGTACGGCCGAGCTCATCCGCGGCGCCGACCTCATCGTCGGCTGGGGCTGCGCACTGAACATGTGGACGATGCGGCACGGTCAGCTGATCGGCCCCGACGCGAACGTGGTGCAGGTCGACGACGAAACTTCCGCGCTCGGGGCGCATCGCGAGGTGGCGCTGGGCGTCACCGGCGACGTCGCGCTCACTGCCGAGAAGGCCTACGAAACCTTCGGCGACGCGACGCCGGGCTATCGGATGGTCGAGGTCGGGAGCGTGCGGTGGCGGGACGTGCCGTTCGCCGACACGAGTACGACGGAGCGGATCGACCCACGGACATTGAGCATCGCGCTCGACGACCTGCTCCCAGCCGAGCGCGTGGTGGCCGTCGACTCCGGAAATTTCATGGGTTTTCCGAGCGCGTACCTGTCGGTGCCCGACGAGAACGGCTTCTGCTTCACCCAGGCGTTCCAGTCGATCGGCCTGGGTCTCGCGACCGCGATCGGCGCCGCGTTGGCGCAGCCGGACCGCCTCCCCGTCGCGGCGGTGGGCGACGGCGGGCTGTTGATGAGCGCCGCGGAGCTCGACACCGTACGAAGGCTCGGCCGGCCGATGGTGGTGGTCGCCTACAACGACGAGGCGTACGGCGCGGAGGTGCACCATTTCGGGCCGGGCGGGCACCCGCTCGACACCGTGACCTTCCCGCCCACCGACCTCGCTGCCGTCGGGCGCGGCTACGGGTTCGAGTCCGTGACCGTACGCACGGTCGACGACCTCGGCGCGGTCAAGACCTGGCTGGACGGCAATCGCTCAGCCCCGCTGCTCGTGGACGCGAAGATCGTCCAAGCCCCGTCCTGGTGGCTCGAAGAAGCCTTCCGCGGCCACTGA